cccttttgttaccctatttctgttgagatgctctgtgtttctttcaatttctttaaatataacaaagaatttagtaaaataactttgttatcattaagctagtgttaggaacataaattgtgactaaggtttggtggaagattttaattcagaacttatgaaaacaagacatttgtactacagagccagaaccaGTTTCAGCCAcattggtaatgaaagggttaatgcaCACAGTATTTAAAATATGAGCTACTAATCGTTTTTTGCCATTAAAACATGATTAAGCAGGTTTTTATATAACATGCCTTGTAACTCCAAGTAATCTCTGGGTTCTGGGCACATGTCTTGTCCCATTTGAAAATCAGGATGCTGGTAGATGAGAAGCCACcagaaaaaacaaatgagaagggttttttttccacattttgcatcaaccttctcaTCTAATGacttaagataaaaataaataaagcttcCAGTAGTCTTTGGTTAGAGGATGGCATTGAGAAGAGCATTCAGGTGTAGAGGTCATGTCAGGCAGACATTGAAGCATGATGCAGTCTAGTTGGAACCTCGTGAAATGTCAaaccctgccagcatggaaggtggacattaaacaatgatgacgcaaacataaacacatacgtacgtgtgtatgtaatactccaaaaaaaatgatattgtatgaggcatgaaacaaaaatattgtccATTCATAGAAACAACTGTCAGTCTGACCTGGCCTTTCCTCATTTGAATCCTGGCTTTTGTTATTCGCTTTGCTGGGTTTATTATATTAGCCCCACTGGATCTTACCTTGAGGTTGTGCACTGCTACCTTTAGCATCAATCAAAGTCTTACAGATCTTTCGATTTTCAAAAACTACGCTAGCCAAGATCCAGTGTGATGAGCTACAGAGCAGATGAACAGGATTATAATTATTCCCCTAATCTCTACATATAaagatcatcatttaatgtctgttttccatgctggcatgggttggacagtttgacaggggctggcaagccTGGGAGTTGCACCAgattccatttgtctgttttggcttggttcccatagttcgatgcccttcctaatgtcagccacCTAACAAAGTGTACTGAgaactttttatgtggtaccatcactggtgctttttatggggcaccagcactggtgcttacacacacacacacacaaaacatgtaaaaataattcaacaaaatttcaggtttttctAACCAACTCACCTGAGATAAGACAGCAACTCCTTGATCAAGGTCTGCTGGAGATTCTAACTTAACAATCAAAGAGTTTTGGCTAGAACTTTCTGATGCTAAAACTGTACAATTAAAATTGGAGGATTTTAAAGCATTTGAGTAGATGTAACGTCCAGCCATCATTGGAACATTACTCCAATGATGACATGATACATTCACCAAGTCTGCAGAACGACGAACCAATTCTTTGTCAAGAAACAAAGAATCAATATTGCTTGCCAAACTCATCAGCTTCCCACCTTTCTCAAAATAGCTAAATATCACATGATCGATGTCATCATAGAGTCTTTCACAAGCAATAACCAACAATATTGTGTTGTCCATCCAGGGCGCTGTGCTAATTTGGTTGTGTTGAAGTTGGTAAACCGCATAGCAATCTGAAGACAAGCATTTTTCAAGCATGGTTTTGAAGGATTCAAATTTACGTTTGGAATCTTTTTTGCCACAGTAAACAAGAATGTTTGGTGGTTTTACGGCAGCATTAGCAGGTCTCTGGAATTCCAAATCCACTTTGGCCTCATCTGCTTCCATCTTTTCATATTTCACATCTCCAGCAGCCATTTCTGAATCACTGTCGAGCAAGAGGTCTTCATCCGAGTGATTCTCACTGGCACATGGTGACGCTAAGGCTTCATTAGAATGGCAACAGCAAGAATCCTGGTCATCGATGCTGTTCTCACTTCCGATGCTGTACCGTTTTAAGTTGTCCTTCACGGCAGGAGGAAGGATTAAGTTAGAGCCACACCCTTCTATATTTATGGCtggagagggaaaaagaaatagaaaacagttaacattaacaagaacaataataagggtttcaaattttggcacaaggccagcaatttggagtgGGGGGGCGAGTTGAATACAATGACccccaccagtgctcaactgcttcttattattgaccctgaagggatgaaaggcaaactttatctcgacagaattcgaactcagaacattaagacatgAAATGCTGTTAAGGATTTTTACCCAGAGAGCTAAGGATTCTGTTGCCTcacaactttaataataataataataataataataatcttttctgctgaaggcacgaagcctgaaattttgggagaggggatgagttgattacatcaatccccagtgtttcactggtatttaatttatcaaccccaaaaggacgaaaagcaaagtcgacttcggtggaatttgaactcagaacatagcggcagacaaaataccactatgcatttcatccagtgtgctaagaattctgccagctcgctgccttaaataataataataataataataataataataataataataatgatcttttctactataggcacaaggcctggaattttggaaaagggattaagtcatttacatcgacccccagtgtttcactactacttaatttattgacctcgaaaggacaaaaggcaaagtcaacctcggtggaattgaactcagaaagtagggacgggtgaaatactgctaagcatttcatccggcatgctaacgNNNNNNNNNNNNNNNNNNNNNNNNNNNNNNNNNNNNNNNNNNNNNNNNNNNNNNNNNNNNNNNNNNNNNNNNNNNNNNNNNNNNNNNNNNNNNNNNNNNNNNNNNNNNNNNNNNNNNNNNNNNNNNNNNNNNNNNNNNNNNNNNNNNNNNNNNNNNNNNNNNNNNNNNNNNNNNNNNNNNNNNNNNNNNNNNNNNNNNNNNNNNNNNNNNNNNNNNNNNNNNNNNNNNNNNNNNNNNNNNNNNNNNNNNNNNNNNNNNNNNNNNNNNNNNNNNNNNNNNNNNNNNNNNNNNNNNNNNNNNNNNNNNNNNNNNNNNNTAGGGGGTGCAGTGGATAATAATAGTGGGGAGGTGGGAGTGCGATGGTGGGTTGAAggggaaagagacaaagaaaataaagaaccgACTCACATAAAATTGATTCCACTGTTAATTCTTGGAAGCGTAATTTACCATTTGTTACTGCCAGACCCATATTCAAGAGGTTACTTGGTGTACAAGACATTAAAATAGAACATGGCATTCCTGCTTTCCAGGCCAAAGTTCTGCCATAATCATggatctagaaaaaaaaaaaaaaaaagaaaacaaattgccACCTggcatcttttatttgttctagtcattagactgtggccatgctggggcaccgctttgaagaattgtTAGTCAAAGGATCACATTTGATGCCCCTCAGTTACAATGGTGATGGTTCCAACTGATCTGATTAATGGAAGAGTACACTCTTGCAATTAACatacaaatggctgagtactccacagacaactgtgtacccttaacatagttctcagggacattcagTGAGACACAGaacatgacaaggctgaccctttgaaatcgAGGTGCAACTcattcttgctcaaggacacaacacactgccaggaattgaactcacaaccttgtgattgtgagccaaataaaTACCCTGATCACTGGAAATGTTCTTTCCTCAAAGTGCACAGCAGAAATTAAGGGGCATCAAATGTGGCTCCGTGTCTTTTAGGTCATCGAAAAACAGACTGAGAAAGAAATGTTTACCTGAACACAGTCTTCTTTCACAGTTTCTTCCAGGTTATCAACGGGGGAAGTTAAATGGGTGATGCCAGCTTCGAGAAGGATAGTCAAAATATCGTGAGGAAATGATTGGATGTCTTCTTTAGAGACATCTCGATAAAGATGCCAGTCTTTTAAGTTAACTGtcacctgaaaaagaaaaaaccctGTTATCTGATGTGTCCTTCAGTTTTGAAAGATGGATGCAATTGAgaaaggtttggctgctatttttagaaaaTTGATCAATCCTATAGTGTTTCTCAGTCATTTTTTACCTGTATACccttttgatttcaattttactcaggtggactctcatagccattcaatcatcatcaccatcatcatcatcatttagcatctgtttttccatgctggcatgggttggacagtttgactggaactggtaagccagaaagcagcaccagactccagtttgatttggcagtatgcccttcctaatgccaaccactcctacagtgtaatgggtgcttttacataccactggcacaagagtctgctatgtggcactggcatcgatacatcttatatttcaaaaatatttggaatttattcttttattcttttactggtttaatctatttgactgtggccatgctggaacatcacctttagttgaacaaattcacccaggatttattctttgtaagcctagtacttattctattgggtttttttgccgaaccgctaagttatgaggacgtaaacacaccaacattggttgtcaaatgatgatggggagacaaacacagacacacaaatatatacacatattatatatatacacacacacacacataccagtgtcacataaccagccccagcccacttaaaagtaccttggatcgtagggcgacatgctgtgcttgaggaaaccttttgagtcaagtacattaacatcaaatggaaattgtagttgtgatccctgtgctggtggcacataaaaagcaccaatttGATCGAGgtcgttgccagcctcctctggcccctgtgctggtggcacataaaaagcacccactacactctcggagtggttggcattaggaagggcatccagctgtagaaacactgccagatcagattggagcctggtacagcctcctggcttcccagatcccagttgaactgtccaacccatgccagcatgaaaaacgggcgttaaacgatgatgatgatgatgatatatatatatatatatatatatatacatatatatatacgacaggtttccctcagtttccgtctaccaaatccactcacaaggctttgattggcctgaagctatagtagaaaacatttgcccaaggtgccacacagtgggactgaacctggagccgtgtggttgcaaagcatgctttttaccacacagccacgcctgcccctatgtattgtagaagtctaaccaatttattgcagacaaATATAAACAGCAAAATCTTCTATGGTCCTATGGAACTGGGTTGAGACCCATTGCAGTCAAGGCACTGCAACTGACTTATTTCACCTCAGAAGAGTTGGTAATAATGTTGATAGTGCTCAGGGTCATAAAAGAGACGAGGGTCATTGGGTTCACCTGTTTTTGTTGGGTCAGGTATGGGAATTAGGTAGAGGATAAAAGCGGGAGGGGTTAAGAGGGTTTGTTTTTTAGACATGAATGACCCAACATTAAGTGATACTCGTTCCCATGTATTTATTAAGTCAAGCAATTTACGtaggagtaggagtggctgtgtggtaagtagcttgcttatgaaccacatggttccgggttcagtcccactgtgtggcaccttgggcaagtgtcttctactatagccacgggccaaccaaagccttgtgagtggatttggtagacagaaactgaaagaagcccatgtgtgtgtgtgtatgtttgtgtgtctgtgtttgtccccccaacatcgcttgacaactgatgctggtgtgtttacgcccccgtaacttagcggtttggcaaaagagaccgataggataagtagtaggcttacaaagaataagtgctggggttgatttgctcgactaatggcggtgctctatcatggccgcagtcaaacaactgaaacaagtaaaagagtaaaagagagagagagatacaaaggaattaattacataataaaagatatatatttcctAACAGGGATATTTAAAGCTTTAGTAAGCAcacaaaagagaaacagaaaagcaaaaagtaaaagagccaaaaagagaagaaaaaggggCATCAAAACTGAAATAAGATCTGTTATAAGGGATGGAATTTTACAGAGATTCCTATGTAAGAActaaaataaccaaaaaaaaatttgtaagacTTTAAAATATTTGAGTTTCTTCCCATGACCCATGACTGAGaaacagtttttttattttaagactCAGAGTTGCTGAGGCATGGAACAGACttcctgcatcagttgttagttgccgagacattgcatcctttaaaatgTCCATGCTTCCAGAacttcgccaacactacacctgacaTCCTCCCTATCCTCccctccatacgcatgcacacatgtctaTCATGACCCATACACTGTTCCCTTTCCTGATTGTTGTACATAATTCCATGTACTGTACACTCACCTTTGATGAGtggtagtgcacctgagcactatacacaataatttcattattgttattattataattatagaatacaaCCAATAACAAGCTCTGAGATACAGTTAAGACACCCGTAATTCACATCATAACTACCAAATTGCTTATGAAATATTGTACTCACAGCTGGGTGGATGGAGACGAGATGGAGATGGACATCTTGCACCAATGGAGCAGAAAACCTCGAGTCGAGAACATTTTTTAGAAAGGGCGATAACTGCTGGATGACTGTTAGAGACTCAGTTGCTTCCCCTATATGTTTGACTTGCTGGAATAATACACTGGATTTCTTTAACGTCTTGCCGATTTCTCTCAGATACATGTGGCTCCGTCGTCTGTCGGTACACCAACGAACGATGGCATTTAAATAATAGACGAGACTAAAAATCATGGCAACCAGATGAAACTGTACCGAAACTTCTCAGATTTTCATTGTAAAACCAACTTGTGATGTAACCACTTTCATCAGagctggaaaaaagaaaaaaaaaaagagatatttaAAACAAGTATTAATGGgaatataaggagagagagagagagggagagagctgcTTGGGTCAGGAAGTGAGTCAACAACATTACGATCAGGAGTCAAATACTTCAACCACAAGGTCCCGTCCCTTCGTAACAAAGACGCAAGAAAAGCAGACAGGGACCTTTCTGCCCTCAGGGAAAAGGCTTT
The genomic region above belongs to Octopus bimaculoides isolate UCB-OBI-ISO-001 chromosome 2, ASM119413v2, whole genome shotgun sequence and contains:
- the LOC106880135 gene encoding biotin--protein ligase, giving the protein MIFSLVYYLNAIVRWCTDRRRSHMYLREIGKTLKKSSVLFQQVKHIGEATESLTVIQQLSPFLKNVLDSRFSAPLVQDVHLHLVSIHPAVTVNLKDWHLYRDVSKEDIQSFPHDILTILLEAGITHLTSPVDNLEETVKEDCVQIHDYGRTLAWKAGMPCSILMSCTPSNLLNMGLAVTNGKLRFQELTVESILSINIEGCGSNLILPPAVKDNLKRYSIGSENSIDDQDSCCCHSNEALASPCASENHSDEDLLLDSDSEMAAGDVKYEKMEADEAKVDLEFQRPANAAVKPPNILVYCGKKDSKRKFESFKTMLEKCLSSDCYAVYQLQHNQISTAPWMDNTILLVIACERLYDDIDHVIFSYFEKGGKLMSLASNIDSLFLDKELVRRSADLVNVSCHHWSNVPMMAGRYIYSNALKSSNFNCTVLASESSSQNSLIVKLESPADLDQGVAVLSQVYFDSDHCSKPSEDFYEILCHLLSTHLELECSSQDVPQLTPAKLFTKTKVVEKQLLDSLASRLKDGTLKSSEVSLTFVRNLEVLNSAASAVNLPVVISDDTYHPRYFNAKKYWDNLHSAVLGNAIFFVEVVPTTMPLLNQMLISVPKTVGMIAIAGRQTSGKGRGGNQWLSPVGCAMFTLHVQLDRSSLLGSNPVFLQHIVTVSVVRSVRTLPGYEELDLRVKWPNDLYYGKKTKLGGVVVNSSIATQSIDAIIGCGFNVENSKPTFCINDLIHEYNMENGKHLAPLNKDQLIGRTVTIIEELIDRFNTKGHEDFQLLYYQYWLHRGAKVRLECENNLEVDINGLDENGFLQVKTAEGHLISVQPDGNTFDFMKNLIAIKTN